The genomic stretch AATTTTTTGTAAGGGGATGTTCTGTTCTTCGGCCATTTTTGCGCAATCCTCATACTCCGGGGTAATTCTGACGCCCTCAGAGGTTGTTACCTTTTTTGCCCGCACGGTCCCCCAGGGGGTTGTCAGCTCAATGCCGGTTCTGGGCAGGGTCATACGTTGAACCGTATGAAAGCGGAGGCCGATGGCCGAGGTTTCGTTGAGGAGAGAATTTTTCAGGCGGGCAGCGTGGGTTGGGTCAGCAAGCAGGCGGAGGAGAAAACCGGGACGGCCCTTTTTCATTTGGATGGGCACGAGGCTGACATCCAGTGCGCCTTGCTTTATCAGCTTGGCCGCAACATGGGGCCAGAGTTCTGGGTTCCAGTCGTCCAGATGGGTTTCAATGACTTCAACCTGTTGCGCTTCCTGCACGACCTCGTTGTACCCGATCATCAGGCGCAATAGGTTAGGTCTTCCGTCCTGTCGTTGCATAGTGCCTGCACCGTAACCGGTTTGTTCCAGGGTCAGAGGCGGGATGGTCCCGAACGAGCTGCTCAGTTCGGTAGCCAAGGCCGCACCTGTGGGGGTGACCAGCTCCTGTTGTAGGCTGTCCCCGTAGACAGGAACACCTTTGAGCAGTTCGCAGACCGCCGGGGCAGGCAGAGGGATCTCCCCGTGTTGGCAACGGACCCAGCCCCCACCCGGTATGGGCAGGGGAGAACAGATGACCTCTTCTATACCGAGAAGATGGAGGCCAGCAACGACCCCGACAATATCAACGATCGCATCCAGGGCACCTACTTCGTGGAAATGGATTTTTTCGGGAACCGTCCCGTGGACATGGGCCTCAGCCTCGGCCAATCGAGTGAAGACAGCAAGGGAACGCTCCACAATAATCGGCTTCAGCTCTGATTGCTCCAGAATGGTGCGGATATCCGATAAATGGTGATGGACCCCGGTTTCATTTTCTTGAGCCTCAATCTGAATCTGAACCGAGGCCGCCTGTAAGCCGGAGATTGTGACGGGGGTACAGCAGAGTTCCCAACCCGGAAGCTTCAGATGGCTGAGCGTTTCCTGGAGGGCTTCCTGCGACAGCCCGGCATTGAGCAGGGCACCCAGAAACATATTGCCGCTGATTCCGGAAAAACAGTCCAGGAAGCAGATTTTTTTACCTAGGAACGACATAGGGAGGGTCAGGTAAAAGTTTCAGCTAAACTGTTCGCCGATGGGCAGTTTCATCCCGCAGATGCAGGCCTGGACACACATCCGCTTTTTGCCCTCCGGTTGAATCTCCCGGATCAGCAGATAATCCTTGCCCGTGGCTATCAGAACACCGTTTTTGTCCGCCCGACAGAGGGTACCGGGTTTTTCCTTCACCTCACCTTGAATGACCTGCGGTTTGAAGAACCGGAAACGTCTCTTATCAATAAAACTGTAGGCTGAAGGCCAAGGGTCAAGGCCGCGAATCAGGCAATGCAGCTCGGTTGCGGATTTACTCCAGTCCAGCTGGCCCATCTCCTTTTTAAGCATAGGAGCAGGGCAGGATAGTGCGTCATCCTGCGAGGTCGGGGGTAAATCGCCTTGCTTGATCCGGGATATCGCCTCAAAGAGGGCCTGACCGCCCAGGTCAGCCAGTTTTTGAAACAGGGTGCCGCTGGTGTCTTCTTCTGTGATCGGCAGGCTGAGCGGCAGGAGGATATCCCCGGTATCCACACCCTCATCCATCTGCATGATGGTGACCCCGGTCTCGGTCTCGCCATTGATGACTGCCCATTGAATGGGAGCTGCTCCCCTGTATTTGGGCAGGAGCGAGCCGTGGACATTGATGATGCCCAAGCGGGGGAGGTTAAGCAGGCGGCCCGGCAGGATCCTGCCGTAGGCTGTGACCACGATCAGGTCGGGCTTTAAGGCGCTGATCTCTTCAAAAAACGCATCATTGCAGATACAGGTCGGTTGGAGGACAGGAATCTCTGCTTTTTCCGCCAGGACTTTCACCGATGGCGGACAGAGTTTTTTTCCCCGTCCCTGCCTACAATCCGGTTGGCAGACCACGCCCACTACCTGTTCCGGGCAGTCGAGCAGGGCATGAAGACTGGGCACGGCAAAATCGGGGGTCCCCATGAAAATGATACGCAGAGGCTCACTCATTCCTTGATTTTCCTATTGATTTTTTAATATTTTTTTCAGCTTTTTCTTGTACAGTCCCCGTTTCAGGCTGCTTATCCGGTCAATGAATAAGGTGCCATGCAGATGATCCACTTCGTGCTGGATGATCCGGGCAAAGCGATCTTCGGCTATGAAATCCAGTTCTTTTCCTTCTGGGTCCTGGGCCATAACCCTGATTTTTCGAAAGCGGTCCACCTTGGCAGAGTACTCCACAACACTCAGGCAGCCTTCCTGATCAGGTACCGTACCTTCGCCCTCGGAGATAACAGGGTTGATAAGGACGATATATTTTTGTTCATCCTCTTCGGTCGAGATATCAACCACCACTATCTGGCGGGCAACACCGATCTGGTTACCTGCCAAGCCGACGCCTTGGGCATCGTACATGGTTTCGGCCATATCTTCGGCCAATTCTCGGAGCGCGTCATCAAACTCTTCTATTTTTACTGCTTTTTTCCGGAGTACCGGAGCAGGATAGGTCATTATTTCTCTGATAGCCATTATTGGAAGTATGTCAGAAGTAAACTTGAAAAATTATTTCGCGAAATTGAGGAGATGA from Candidatus Electrothrix communis encodes the following:
- the fmt gene encoding methionyl-tRNA formyltransferase is translated as MSEPLRIIFMGTPDFAVPSLHALLDCPEQVVGVVCQPDCRQGRGKKLCPPSVKVLAEKAEIPVLQPTCICNDAFFEEISALKPDLIVVTAYGRILPGRLLNLPRLGIINVHGSLLPKYRGAAPIQWAVINGETETGVTIMQMDEGVDTGDILLPLSLPITEEDTSGTLFQKLADLGGQALFEAISRIKQGDLPPTSQDDALSCPAPMLKKEMGQLDWSKSATELHCLIRGLDPWPSAYSFIDKRRFRFFKPQVIQGEVKEKPGTLCRADKNGVLIATGKDYLLIREIQPEGKKRMCVQACICGMKLPIGEQFS
- the def gene encoding peptide deformylase, encoding MTYPAPVLRKKAVKIEEFDDALRELAEDMAETMYDAQGVGLAGNQIGVARQIVVVDISTEEDEQKYIVLINPVISEGEGTVPDQEGCLSVVEYSAKVDRFRKIRVMAQDPEGKELDFIAEDRFARIIQHEVDHLHGTLFIDRISSLKRGLYKKKLKKILKNQ
- the larC gene encoding nickel pincer cofactor biosynthesis protein LarC — translated: MSFLGKKICFLDCFSGISGNMFLGALLNAGLSQEALQETLSHLKLPGWELCCTPVTISGLQAASVQIQIEAQENETGVHHHLSDIRTILEQSELKPIIVERSLAVFTRLAEAEAHVHGTVPEKIHFHEVGALDAIVDIVGVVAGLHLLGIEEVICSPLPIPGGGWVRCQHGEIPLPAPAVCELLKGVPVYGDSLQQELVTPTGAALATELSSSFGTIPPLTLEQTGYGAGTMQRQDGRPNLLRLMIGYNEVVQEAQQVEVIETHLDDWNPELWPHVAAKLIKQGALDVSLVPIQMKKGRPGFLLRLLADPTHAARLKNSLLNETSAIGLRFHTVQRMTLPRTGIELTTPWGTVRAKKVTTSEGVRITPEYEDCAKMAEEQNIPLQKIYAAVAELGNAAIGHH